TGGCTGAGACTATTAAGGATCGTACTTTTTGGGACAGGTTCGCCGATTGACTGCATAAGGTCCCGGAATTTTTCCCGGTCTTCTCCTTTATAGATCGCCTCAAGCGGGGTACCAAGGATTTCAACTCCCTTGAGCGCCCCCATCTCGGCAAGTTCGGCAGTAAGATTGAGTCCGGTCTGCCCGCCCATTCCGGAAAGGATCCCGTCGGGTTTCTCCTTTTCGATGATCTTTGCAATGATGTTTGATTTGAGCGGTTCAATATAGATCTCGTCGGCCATTTCGGGATCGGTCTGGATTGTTGCCGGGTTGGAATTGACAAGGATAACCTTCAGGCCTTCCTCGCGCAGCGCGCGGCATGCCTGCGAGCCGGAGAAATCAAATTCAGCTGCCTGCCCGATCTGTATCGGCCCCGATCCGATGAGCAGCACCTTTTTTATATATGCTTTTTTTGGCATCAGGAGATCCTCCTGAAGAGCGAGTCAAAGAAATGCTCTTCTGTGTCCCTCGGACCGCCAAATGCTTCGGGATGGAACTGAACGGTGGTGAGCTTAAGATTTTCATTCTCAAACCCTTCTACCGTGCCGTCATTGACATTGGTGTACGAGATCCTGCACCCTTCAGGCAGAGATGCGGCATCTACTGCAAACCCGTGATTCTGTGTCGTGATAAAGATACGCCCGTCCCTGTACCGCACGGGCTGGTTGGCTCCACGGTGGCCGAACTTGAGTTTGTAGGTGTCTCCCCCAAGAGCCAATGCAGCGATCTGGTTTCCCATGCAAATCCCAAAGACAGGCAACTGGCCGATCAGGGTTTTTGTGCATTTTATTGCCGCTTTTGCCTGCTTTGGATCGCCAGGGCCGTTGCTGATAAAAATGGCGTCCGGTTTACATGCAAGGATATCATCAGAGATGACATTGTGGGGAAAGACGTAAAGGTCGGCACCCCGTCGCACAAGGCTTGTAATCATGTTCTTTTTTATGCCAAGGTCTATGATCGCGATCCGCTTTCCATTCCCCTTGATATGATATGGC
Above is a genomic segment from Methanoregula sp. containing:
- the carA gene encoding glutamine-hydrolyzing carbamoyl-phosphate synthase small subunit — translated: MKAVLGLEDGQSVVGEGFGVEGEVAGELVFNTQMTGYMESLTDPSYFGQILMFTFPLIGNYGVDLQNFQNPKVCALGCVTKEICEKPAALPSIRTFFEEQGLYGLTGVDTRALTIKTRVHGTMRAALVVGSDDGEYAVRLAKKAPDISDITPIPQVSCKKPYHIKGNGKRIAIIDLGIKKNMITSLVRRGADLYVFPHNVISDDILACKPDAIFISNGPGDPKQAKAAIKCTKTLIGQLPVFGICMGNQIAALALGGDTYKLKFGHRGANQPVRYRDGRIFITTQNHGFAVDAASLPEGCRISYTNVNDGTVEGFENENLKLTTVQFHPEAFGGPRDTEEHFFDSLFRRIS